The region CGGTTGCCGTCATATCCTGTCAACCGCGTGCAGTCTGGCTGCGACCAACTTCGGTCCTTTGTTCAAGTCCGACAGGCTCCTGGCTTGAAAATTTCCGCTCACAGCTTTCCCTCGGCGGCCATGCGCACGTAGGTTGGATCGAAACGCAACCTCACGTTCGTCTTAGACCCCGTTGTTACCCCGTGGTCGTAGCTCACGCCCACTACATTCGCACTCGAAGCTCCATGACCGAGTAGTCCATGCCGGAACGAAAACTGCGCGATCAACGCCATGATCCTCGGCAGGTCCGGACTCGTGACGAACTCAAGTGCCTGTTGCGGTGTATAGAAAAGCGCCGTGGTCGCAAGCTGCCTTTTATACCCTGCGAGATCCGTACCAGAGGACTTCGCCATCGCCTTCAGGGCAGAGTGGCCTTGCGCCGTATCGGCCTTCATCATCTGTATCGTCTCAAACCACGCGCCGGTCAACGCTTTGCCAAGCGCAGGATTGTCCTTCAGCGTGTTCGTGTTGACCACCATCATGTCCATGATTTCGCCGGGGATTTGGCTCGAATCGAAGACTTCGGAAATATCTGGTTGAGCCTTCAGTTCAGCGAGCATGGGGTTCCACGTCACTGTATTGTGGACGGCGGGACTTGCGAAAGCGGCGACAATGCCGCCGTCCGACGTGTTGACGACATGGACGTCGCCCTCGCTTAGTCCAGCTGTTTCGAGCGCACGCGCGAGCAGGTAGTGCGAGACGGAAAACTGGACAAGGTTGATCTTTTGCCCCTTCAAGTCAGCGAGTGTTTTTCCCTTGCCTTTGATAAGCACACCGTCGTTGCCATTCGAATAGTCACTCACGATGAGCGCGGTGCTGTCGATGCCACTGGCTGCGGGAATTGTCAGCGCATCCATGTTGGTCATCGCGCAGCCGTCAAACTTGCCGGCCGTATATTGATTTATCGAGCCGACGTAGTCGTCTAATTCGACGAGATCGATCTTGATGTCGTATTTCCTTGCCCATTTGTCAATGATGCCTTGTGTCTTGGCGTAGCCCCAAGGCATCCAGCCGGCGTACAAGACCCAGCAGATCTTGAAGTCCTTTTGAGGTGCGGCATAAGCGGGGGTATGGGTGAAACTGGCAAGCACAAACGCCAGAGAAAGGAGGAGGCGTAGAGAGCGAAGCGAACGCATATGCATATAAGATCCTTGGTACGGTTATCGGCCGCGCAGCGTTAGCGTTACGGAGCAGCCGATCATGCTTGCAGCTGACCGACGGCGCGTAACCGCCTCGCTCGATGTCGCTTTGCCCTATG is a window of Paraburkholderia phytofirmans OLGA172 DNA encoding:
- a CDS encoding putative urea ABC transporter substrate-binding protein, translated to MHMRSLRSLRLLLSLAFVLASFTHTPAYAAPQKDFKICWVLYAGWMPWGYAKTQGIIDKWARKYDIKIDLVELDDYVGSINQYTAGKFDGCAMTNMDALTIPAASGIDSTALIVSDYSNGNDGVLIKGKGKTLADLKGQKINLVQFSVSHYLLARALETAGLSEGDVHVVNTSDGGIVAAFASPAVHNTVTWNPMLAELKAQPDISEVFDSSQIPGEIMDMMVVNTNTLKDNPALGKALTGAWFETIQMMKADTAQGHSALKAMAKSSGTDLAGYKRQLATTALFYTPQQALEFVTSPDLPRIMALIAQFSFRHGLLGHGASSANVVGVSYDHGVTTGSKTNVRLRFDPTYVRMAAEGKL